Proteins encoded together in one Sebastes umbrosus isolate fSebUmb1 unplaced genomic scaffold, fSebUmb1.pri scaffold_129_arrow_ctg1, whole genome shotgun sequence window:
- the lrrc57 gene encoding leucine-rich repeat-containing protein 57 isoform X1 codes for MGNSALKSHLETSQKTGVFQLTAKGLQEFPEELQRLTSNLRTVDLSGNKIEVLPPAVGNFLQLKSLTLNSNRLDLAAGGRGVSVSPSEGPPSGGELPGAVLHPRVHPEGLPGVLVLSGGKPVRGQEPPRPGGLRQVHGALHGHQEEVHLKTLNGESEPQSATWEGRGQLRLRPPPTPLPLPPPPPLLLLLLLLLLRQTRPAPPPPPGPHEKTCCFLSVSSRHGETDLTPEKKKLVPLTLRCVPSGQQRLRDAFTVTLRSLTFTNVH; via the exons ATGGGGAACAGTGCTCTGAAGTCTCACCTGGAGACGTCCCAGAAGACCGGGGTGTTCCAGCTGACAGCGAAGGGTCTTCAGGAG TTCCCGGAGGAGCTGCAGAGACTCACCAGCAACCTCCGGACCGTCGACCTGTCAGGGAACAAGATCGAGGTCCTTCCCCCCGCCGTCGGGAACTTCCTCCAGCTCAAGAGTCTCACGCTGAACTCCAACAGACTGG ATCTCGCTGCTGGCGGCAgaggtgtctctgtgtccccgTCTGAAGGTCCTCCGTCTGGAGGAGAACTGCCTGGAGCTGTCCTCCATCCCCGAGTCCATCCTGAAGGACTCCCAGGTGTCCTTGTTCTCAGTGGAGGGAAACCTGTTCGAGGTCAGGAACCTCCGAGACCTGGAGGGCTACGACAAG TACATGGAGCGCTTCACGGCCACCAAGAAGAAGTTCACCTGAAGACGCTCAACGGTGAGTCTGAACCTCAGAGCGCCACCTGGGAGGGGCGGGGTCAGCTGAGACTCCGCCCCCCACCAACGCCACTGCCGttgccaccgccgccgccgctgctgctgctgcttcttcttctgctgctgcgaCAAACCAGacctgccccccccccaccacctggACCACATGAGAAGAcctgctgcttcctgtctgtctcatcTCGACACGGAGAAACTGATTtaacaccagagaagaagaagctggtGCCGTTAACCCTTCGCTGTGTTCCCAGTGGACAGCAGAGACTCAGGGATGCGTTCACAGTAACACTACGTTCACTAACGTTCACTAACGTTCACTAA
- the lrrc57 gene encoding leucine-rich repeat-containing protein 57 isoform X3, with translation MGNSALKSHLETSQKTGVFQLTAKGLQEFPEELQRLTSNLRTVDLSGNKIEVLPPAVGNFLQLKSLTLNSNRLASLPAEMGKLKKLETLSLNGNRIQQLPPSLGQLRALRTLNLSGNQISEFPPGLGTLRHLDLLDLSRNQIRNVPAAVSELQTIEINLNQNQISLLAAEVSLCPRLKVLRLEENCLELSSIPESILKDSQVSLFSVEGNLFEVRNLRDLEGYDKYMERFTATKKKFT, from the exons ATGGGGAACAGTGCTCTGAAGTCTCACCTGGAGACGTCCCAGAAGACCGGGGTGTTCCAGCTGACAGCGAAGGGTCTTCAGGAG TTCCCGGAGGAGCTGCAGAGACTCACCAGCAACCTCCGGACCGTCGACCTGTCAGGGAACAAGATCGAGGTCCTTCCCCCCGCCGTCGGGAACTTCCTCCAGCTCAAGAGTCTCACGCTGAACTCCAACAGACTGG cCAGTCTCCCAGCTGAGATGGGGAAGCTGAAGAAGCTGGAGACTCTGAGTCTGAATGGGAACCGGATCCAGCAGCTGCCCCCGTCTCTGGGCCAGCTCAGAGCTCTGAGGACCCTCAACCTGTCCGGGAACCAGATCTCAGAGTTCCCCCCCGGACTGGGGACCCTGAGGCACCTGGACCTGCTAGACCTGTCCCGAAACCAGATCCGGAACGTCCCCGCAGCCGTGTCCGAGCTGCAGACCATCGAGATCAACCTCAACCAGAACCAG ATCTCGCTGCTGGCGGCAgaggtgtctctgtgtccccgTCTGAAGGTCCTCCGTCTGGAGGAGAACTGCCTGGAGCTGTCCTCCATCCCCGAGTCCATCCTGAAGGACTCCCAGGTGTCCTTGTTCTCAGTGGAGGGAAACCTGTTCGAGGTCAGGAACCTCCGAGACCTGGAGGGCTACGACAAG TACATGGAGCGCTTCACGGCCACCAAGAAGAAGTTCACCTGA
- the lrrc57 gene encoding leucine-rich repeat-containing protein 57 isoform X2 yields the protein MMSSLCLQFPEELQRLTSNLRTVDLSGNKIEVLPPAVGNFLQLKSLTLNSNRLDLAAGGRGVSVSPSEGPPSGGELPGAVLHPRVHPEGLPGVLVLSGGKPVRGQEPPRPGGLRQVHGALHGHQEEVHLKTLNGESEPQSATWEGRGQLRLRPPPTPLPLPPPPPLLLLLLLLLLRQTRPAPPPPPGPHEKTCCFLSVSSRHGETDLTPEKKKLVPLTLRCVPSGQQRLRDAFTVTLRSLTFTNVH from the exons ATGATGTCATCATTGTGTTTACAG TTCCCGGAGGAGCTGCAGAGACTCACCAGCAACCTCCGGACCGTCGACCTGTCAGGGAACAAGATCGAGGTCCTTCCCCCCGCCGTCGGGAACTTCCTCCAGCTCAAGAGTCTCACGCTGAACTCCAACAGACTGG ATCTCGCTGCTGGCGGCAgaggtgtctctgtgtccccgTCTGAAGGTCCTCCGTCTGGAGGAGAACTGCCTGGAGCTGTCCTCCATCCCCGAGTCCATCCTGAAGGACTCCCAGGTGTCCTTGTTCTCAGTGGAGGGAAACCTGTTCGAGGTCAGGAACCTCCGAGACCTGGAGGGCTACGACAAG TACATGGAGCGCTTCACGGCCACCAAGAAGAAGTTCACCTGAAGACGCTCAACGGTGAGTCTGAACCTCAGAGCGCCACCTGGGAGGGGCGGGGTCAGCTGAGACTCCGCCCCCCACCAACGCCACTGCCGttgccaccgccgccgccgctgctgctgctgcttcttcttctgctgctgcgaCAAACCAGacctgccccccccccaccacctggACCACATGAGAAGAcctgctgcttcctgtctgtctcatcTCGACACGGAGAAACTGATTtaacaccagagaagaagaagctggtGCCGTTAACCCTTCGCTGTGTTCCCAGTGGACAGCAGAGACTCAGGGATGCGTTCACAGTAACACTACGTTCACTAACGTTCACTAACGTTCACTAA